A window from Plectropomus leopardus isolate mb chromosome 21, YSFRI_Pleo_2.0, whole genome shotgun sequence encodes these proteins:
- the LOC121960760 gene encoding crystallin J1A-like, with translation MALTLADRAIGAIIGAAVADAAAQPMHWIYNPDQLKEVLSDLEPCPEFRPQSANPFYRRLTGEQTCYGDQAYVLLESLSQCGDVNVEDLTKRIYKFFGPGTVYDLPLNDPYRKKGGPKAILPIAGPWRNGSLKAFFRNVDAGKEETGCDVDCQMDGVTKLAPVVAMYAGRPEMLEKVEKAIRVTQNNDMCVAVTLAAARFVEHFILNGPDPNALDAVLAQLSDPKRQNPQELDLAVIAHIHQVKDNLAKTSQQLIPAVFTNTUGLPGAFQGALHGVLKLKQLDEAVRDTMRCGGCTASRASFIGACFGAQTGLQGIPESWRKRTLRYPLLLELAENVVQKSQQL, from the exons ATGGCCTTGACTTTGGCAGACCGAGCCATTGGGGCCATTATTGGGGCAGCAGTGGCAGATGCAGCAG CCCAGCCCATGCATTGGATCTACAATCCAGACCAGCTCAAAGAAGTTCTGTCTGATCTGGAGCCCTGTCCTGAATTTAGGCCTCAGTCAGCAAATCCTTTCTACCGCAGGTTGACTGGCGAGCAGACCTGCTATGGAGACCAGGCATATGTCCTTCTGGAGTCACTGAGCCAGTGTGGAG ATGTTAATGTGGAAGACTTGACCAAGCGCATCTACAAATTCTTTGGCCCAGGAACAGTGTACGACCTGCCCCTCAATGATCCTTACAGGAAGAAAGGAG GTCCTAAAGCCATCCTCCCTATAGCTGGCCCATGGAGAAATGGGAGTCTGAAAGCTTTCTTCAGAAATGTGGATGCCGGCAAAGAAGAAACTG gcTGTGATGTGGACTGTCAGATGGACGGTGTCACTAAACTGGCTCCAGTGGTGGCAATGTACGCTGGGCGACCTGAGATGCTTGAGAAAGTGGAGAAAGCCATACGGGTGACCCAGAACAATGACATGTGTGTTGCTGTGACACTGGCTGCAGCGAG GTTTGTGGAGCATTTCATTCTGAACGGTCCAGATCCCAATGCCTTGGATGCAGTTCTGGCTCAGCTGAGTGACCCGAAGAGACAAAACCCCCAGGAGCTGGACCTGGCTGTCATTG CGCATATTCACCAGGTGAAGGACAACCTAGCCAAGACATCCCAACAGCTCATACCTGCTGTGTTCACAAACACATGAG GTTTGCCTGGTGCGTTCCAGGGAGCGCTTCATGGAGTCCTGAAGCTGAAACAGCTGGATGAAGCAGTCAGGGACACCATGCGCTGTGGGGGATGCACCGCCAGCCGAGCCTCCTTCATAGGAGCCTGTTTTGGGGCGCAG ACTGGTCTCCAGGGAATCCCAGAGTCTTGGAGGAAAAGGACACTCCGATACCCTCTGCTGCTTGAGCTGGCTGAAAATGTGGTCCAAAAAAGTCAGCAATTGTAG